The genomic segment CAGTGAAAGATGCAGGAGAAGTATATGATTCTAGTCAACATGTTATTATGATATCATATctaattttatctttttgtgtCGTCATCAATTAGATTATCAAAGAAGCATTCTACAAGAAGAAAGCTGTGCTCACTAAATCATGTGCTGTCGATCTCGTAACCGCAACTGATCAGGCGGTggagaaaatgttgattggtagaatcaaagaaaatttcccTAACCACATGTAATGATTTCATTGTTTGCTGCGGTGGTGTTTCAACTAGTGATAACATTCAAATCTGTGGTTTCCAGGTTTATAGGAGAGGAATCAGTGGCAGCAGGAGAAAAGTGTGACCTGACGGATGAACCCACCTGGATTGTTGACCCAATTGATGGAACAATGAACTTTGTACACTCATTTCCTCATTCCTGCATATCACTAGCAGTGCTGTACCATAAAGATATCCACATTGGCATAATCTACAATCCAATTTTAGACCAAATGTTCACTGCCAAACTTGGTCAAGGagcttttttaaatgataaacCCATTCAGGCCTCTGAAGAAACAGGTATCAAAGGAAAGGGAAACTCTCCTCTACTttcacatttgaattttctttcagattgatgtattttttttttctcccaaagAATTGGGAAAATCTCTTGTCATTGCCGAGTATGGTTGCGGTTGGGATATCCAAACAATG from the Daphnia pulex isolate KAP4 chromosome 1, ASM2113471v1 genome contains:
- the LOC124195763 gene encoding inositol monophosphatase 1-like produces the protein MTEFDVEEVFTVALKAVKDAGEIIKEAFYKKKAVLTKSCAVDLVTATDQAVEKMLIGRIKENFPNHMFIGEESVAAGEKCDLTDEPTWIVDPIDGTMNFVHSFPHSCISLAVLYHKDIHIGIIYNPILDQMFTAKLGQGAFLNDKPIQASEETELGKSLVIAEYGCGWDIQTMESVLKNITALMNKVHGLRAMGSAALNMASVASGGADCYFQYGSHVWDIAAGTLIVREAGGICIDTEGGPLDLMSRRMICASSEKLALQIIPLLTPLILERD